From the genome of Alicyclobacillus sp. SO9:
AATTGGAAAAATTGGCAGTTCCCACATTAAAGCAATTGAAGGAACTTTGTCACTTATCGACCCTGCTTCACTCGAAGACGCATTCGATATGATTGTGCAAAGTAAACGTATCCACTTCTGCGGTGTTGGAACCTCTGGCATTACTGCAATGGATGCAAAGAGTAAGTTTTTGCGGATTGGTATTCGATCGGAGGTAACTACAGATACACATTTTCAACTTATGAATTCTTCAGTGATGAATGAAGATGACGTTGTCATTGGTTTCAGCATTTCAGGAAGCACAGTCGATACAATACGAGTGTTGGAATTGGCAAAAGAAAATGGAGCAAAAACGATTGTCGTTACTCAATTCGCGAAATCCCCCATTACGAGAACTGGAGACATTATCCTTCTTACTGCAGGACGAGAGGCACCACTGGAGGGAGGATCTTTAGCTGCAAAAATTGCCCAACTTGTCGTCGTAGATTTGTTGTGTACCGGTGTTACATTACGCAGAAAAGATGAAAGCTTACATTATCAACGTAAGACTGCGGAATCTGTTGTAGATAAAATTTATTAAGGTGATATTTATGAAGTATGTTTTAGGTATTGATATTGGTGGAACCAATATCAAAGCAGCGCTGGTTAATTCAGAAGGGGAGCTTACGGAAATACGATCTATACCGACGAACGCTTATAAAGGTCGCGACTATGTACTACAAAACCTTCATTCCCTAATTCGTGAATTTGTCCGTCACCCTGGCATTCAAGGTATCGGGATTGCAAGTGCCGGAAGAATTAATTACAAGTCGTGTATTGTTGAATATGCGACTGACAACCTACCGAATTGGACCAATTTGAACTTTAATAAGGAAATCTCTGAGGTGTATCACTTACCCATTGCTGTGGACAATGACGTAAATGCTGCGGCAAATGGCGAGGCTTGGAAGGGTGAGCATCAAGAGTGTGAAAGTATGTTTTTCCTGGCTTTAGGTACTGGCGTCGGCGGAGGCTTTATTCTAAACAATGAAATCGTTCGCGGGCACACTTGGTCCTTTGCGGAAGTTGGCCATTGGTCGTTATACCCAGACGGTCTATTCTGCAACTGTGGATCTCGCGGCTGTAGTGAACAGTACGTGTCTGGTAGTGCGTTACATAGACGAATTTCGGAAATCATCGAGATTAGACTAAAAAATCCAAGAGAGATCTGGTCGGAGTCCATTCAGTTACACCCTAGCGTCGAAAAAATTATCGATAACTATTTTGACGATTTAGCATTGTTGCTCCGTCAAGTTCAACTAGCCTTCGATCCCGAGTGTA
Proteins encoded in this window:
- a CDS encoding MurR/RpiR family transcriptional regulator — encoded protein: MPDSQLNSVLVKIHGYAHAFTKKEQIVANYVLENPDDIVYLSVIELAELAKVGETTVIRFCRELGYKGYQEFKLALAKESSSSNSNVDESNLIGKIGSSHIKAIEGTLSLIDPASLEDAFDMIVQSKRIHFCGVGTSGITAMDAKSKFLRIGIRSEVTTDTHFQLMNSSVMNEDDVVIGFSISGSTVDTIRVLELAKENGAKTIVVTQFAKSPITRTGDIILLTAGREAPLEGGSLAAKIAQLVVVDLLCTGVTLRRKDESLHYQRKTAESVVDKIY
- a CDS encoding ROK family protein; protein product: MKYVLGIDIGGTNIKAALVNSEGELTEIRSIPTNAYKGRDYVLQNLHSLIREFVRHPGIQGIGIASAGRINYKSCIVEYATDNLPNWTNLNFNKEISEVYHLPIAVDNDVNAAANGEAWKGEHQECESMFFLALGTGVGGGFILNNEIVRGHTWSFAEVGHWSLYPDGLFCNCGSRGCSEQYVSGSALHRRISEIIEIRLKNPREIWSESIQLHPSVEKIIDNYFDDLALLLRQVQLAFDPECIIIGGGVAEDHSKFKHILSPKLGNGSDRIHFATLGNKAGIIGAAKLIFDMC